Proteins found in one Trueperaceae bacterium genomic segment:
- a CDS encoding PD-(D/E)XK nuclease family protein: MLSRHTHVVPGRLGERRLRDALAAGGGLGHVITTLPGLAARLAGGFARAATGAEVRAALQEPPAAELTTLAGVAVMPGFARAAARTLQAAWHANVDLGERATAGGRWAELAALERHVAASLVGGALLPPRLVALARARVARAPRLTGPVTLQGLADVPPLYRPLVEELAGVVPVAWRGASPPAPAWLPATVAWAAPEPRPLPTATVVGCADPDHEALEALGWARELIASGRRPEEVLIAAVDTAAYDDAIGFLAAEAGIPLHAAHGVRALSTPVGQVVAALADALVRGPGQVEVRRLATAARRANVGPLGLVPEDWADELAPDAFLIDTERWRRALRPLAARESHQAEIIVRLVADLELGLAAARRVGARWLDGRAAELWRRAMADGPPGVLEQTLARLRVDDGVDPAAAVLWGPAAALTAWPRPHARLLGLSARGWPRRGSDEDPLLPERIRPGLVLRERSVTRQDGDAFAALVAAARTELVVSYPRRDARGRVAPRSHLLASLAGATTVEARRGAGDRAVTEAYRRAARPAELASDPRQRRAAAAYRAAYSPDLTPHDGVVRPDHPALAAALERVQSATSLRSLLLNPHGYVVRYALRWERPEPRTELLALDPAALGTLLHQVLERAARPAAGTDGAPPDVKGRVAAACRTVGSAWETRYPLPPEALWRKTLAAVEEWAVWSLTVGAPPGFGAESHVELRFGYAGQAAPADGLPWDPSASVFVPGTTVRVRGVIDRLDVDRAQRRVRVVDYKSGRPVARLGGLEGGAELQRTLYTAAVRQLLGADWDVEALLVHPRQRVVLPLEDPDSHVPVLTAAVTLAARSLLAGNALAGPALAAPFEDARLAFPAYGADRYLELKGAALAAARGELDELLGGAT, encoded by the coding sequence ATGCTCAGCAGGCACACCCACGTCGTCCCCGGCAGGCTCGGCGAGCGCCGCCTGCGAGACGCCCTCGCGGCGGGCGGCGGTCTCGGTCACGTGATCACCACGCTGCCGGGGCTGGCGGCGCGGTTGGCGGGCGGCTTCGCGCGGGCGGCGACCGGGGCCGAGGTGCGCGCCGCCCTGCAGGAGCCGCCGGCGGCCGAGTTGACCACGCTGGCCGGCGTCGCCGTCATGCCCGGCTTCGCCCGGGCCGCGGCGCGGACGCTGCAGGCCGCCTGGCACGCGAACGTCGACCTGGGCGAGCGCGCCACCGCGGGCGGGCGCTGGGCGGAGCTGGCCGCGCTCGAGAGGCACGTGGCCGCCTCCCTCGTGGGCGGCGCTCTACTGCCGCCGCGCCTCGTGGCGCTCGCTCGCGCTCGCGTCGCCAGGGCGCCCCGCCTCACGGGACCCGTCACGCTGCAGGGCCTGGCCGACGTGCCGCCCCTCTACCGCCCGCTCGTCGAAGAGCTCGCCGGCGTCGTGCCCGTTGCCTGGCGGGGCGCCTCGCCGCCGGCCCCGGCCTGGTTGCCGGCCACCGTGGCGTGGGCGGCGCCGGAGCCGCGGCCCCTGCCGACCGCGACCGTGGTGGGGTGCGCCGACCCGGACCACGAGGCGCTCGAAGCGCTCGGGTGGGCACGCGAGTTGATCGCCTCGGGTCGCCGGCCCGAGGAGGTCCTGATCGCCGCCGTTGACACCGCCGCCTACGACGACGCCATCGGCTTCCTGGCGGCGGAGGCCGGCATCCCGCTGCACGCGGCGCACGGCGTGAGGGCGCTCTCGACGCCCGTGGGCCAGGTCGTGGCCGCCCTGGCTGACGCCCTCGTGCGCGGTCCCGGGCAGGTCGAGGTCAGGCGCCTGGCTACCGCGGCGCGGCGCGCCAACGTGGGTCCGCTCGGCCTCGTACCCGAGGACTGGGCGGACGAGCTGGCGCCCGACGCCTTCCTAATCGACACGGAGCGGTGGCGGCGCGCGCTACGGCCCCTGGCGGCTCGCGAGTCACACCAGGCCGAGATCATCGTGCGCCTCGTCGCCGACCTCGAGCTCGGCCTCGCCGCGGCGCGGCGCGTCGGGGCGCGCTGGTTGGACGGCCGCGCGGCCGAGCTGTGGCGCCGCGCCATGGCCGACGGCCCGCCCGGCGTACTGGAGCAGACGTTGGCGCGCCTGCGGGTGGACGACGGCGTCGATCCGGCCGCCGCCGTCCTGTGGGGGCCGGCGGCCGCGCTCACGGCCTGGCCCCGCCCTCACGCCCGCCTACTCGGCCTGTCGGCGCGCGGCTGGCCGCGCCGCGGCTCCGACGAGGACCCGCTCCTGCCGGAGCGGATCAGGCCGGGCCTGGTGCTCCGCGAGCGCAGCGTCACTCGCCAGGACGGCGACGCCTTCGCCGCGCTGGTCGCGGCGGCGCGGACGGAGCTCGTCGTGTCGTACCCCCGCAGGGATGCGAGGGGCCGCGTGGCGCCGCGTAGCCACCTCCTCGCCAGCCTGGCGGGCGCCACCACCGTCGAGGCGCGACGTGGCGCTGGCGATCGCGCCGTCACCGAGGCATACCGCCGCGCCGCCAGGCCCGCCGAGCTCGCCTCCGACCCCAGGCAGCGGCGGGCCGCCGCGGCGTACAGGGCCGCCTACTCGCCGGACCTCACGCCGCACGACGGCGTGGTGCGGCCCGATCACCCCGCGCTCGCGGCGGCGCTCGAGCGGGTGCAGTCCGCCACCTCGCTGCGGAGCCTGTTGCTCAACCCTCACGGTTACGTGGTCCGTTACGCCCTGCGCTGGGAGCGCCCCGAGCCGCGCACGGAGCTGCTCGCGCTCGACCCGGCCGCCCTAGGTACCCTGCTGCACCAGGTGCTCGAACGGGCGGCGCGGCCCGCGGCAGGCACGGACGGTGCCCCGCCGGACGTGAAGGGGAGGGTGGCGGCGGCGTGCCGGACGGTCGGCTCCGCCTGGGAGACGCGTTACCCCCTGCCACCGGAGGCGCTGTGGCGCAAGACGCTCGCGGCGGTGGAAGAGTGGGCCGTCTGGTCGCTCACGGTGGGAGCACCGCCCGGTTTCGGGGCCGAGAGCCACGTCGAGCTGCGCTTCGGCTACGCCGGGCAGGCCGCGCCTGCCGACGGGCTGCCCTGGGACCCCAGCGCGAGCGTGTTCGTGCCAGGCACCACGGTCAGGGTGCGCGGCGTGATCGACCGCCTCGACGTCGATCGCGCCCAGCGGCGCGTCCGGGTCGTCGACTACAAGTCGGGTCGCCCGGTCGCCCGCCTCGGCGGCCTCGAGGGGGGCGCGGAGCTGCAGCGCACGCTCTACACCGCGGCCGTGCGGCAGCTGCTCGGCGCCGACTGGGACGTGGAGGCGCTGCTGGTGCATCCGCGTCAGCGGGTGGTGCTGCCGCTCGAGGACCCCGACTCCCACGTGCCGGTCCTCACGGCCGCCGTGACGCTCGCGGCGCGGTCCCTCCTGGCCGGCAACGCTCTGGCGGGGCCGGCCCTGGCAGCGCCGTTCGAGGACGCGCGGCTCGCCTTCCCCGCCTACGGCGCCGACCGCTACCTGGAGCTGAAGGGAGCCGCCCTCGCCGCGGCGAGGGGCGAGCTGGACGAGCTCCTTGGCGGCGCCACGTGA
- a CDS encoding iron ABC transporter permease, protein MAARQAGAPRGAPRGGARPTLGAVPRHLLTRLSGAAATLFLAAFLAVPLAVIVGRSLTPAPGEAFGAGFLAALVDQYYLGRIAFTLLQALLSTALTVALGLPTALLLARYAFRGKRALTAAFTVPFVMPTVVAGIGFLALVGPRGALGVDLRDTLAVVLLAHVFYNFAVVARVVSGFLAGVAPRLEEAAATLGATERRTLWRVTLPLALPATLASALLVFLFCFTSFGVIVILAPAARFATLEVEIYRLTARLLELDAAAALALVQLVLMVGLGFLYTRLQERLAVSVTPGDAARAPRGGARALVGVTLLATGALVLAPLVALAARSFAAPGADWPSLGNYARLLAPSTTVGFTGLWPALRNSLAFAVGSAGLALFIGFLFAHAVARGGWRWLDQASLLPLATSPVTLAFGYLLTYPLLVGSAWGVPLAHALLAFPFVTRTLLPAYRAQPPALADAAATLGAGPLRTLLRVELPLLAPATATAFAFAFAVSMGEFGATLLLVRPEYATLPVAIFDRLGRPGAANYGEALALAVVLMVITAVVMLVLQRRGRGEF, encoded by the coding sequence GTGGCGGCTAGGCAGGCGGGTGCGCCGCGGGGCGCGCCGCGGGGCGGCGCCCGGCCTACACTGGGCGCAGTGCCCCGCCACCTCCTGACGCGACTCTCGGGCGCGGCCGCGACGCTCTTCCTCGCCGCCTTCCTGGCCGTGCCGCTCGCCGTGATCGTCGGCCGCAGCCTCACGCCGGCGCCCGGCGAGGCGTTCGGCGCCGGCTTCCTCGCCGCCCTCGTCGACCAGTACTACCTCGGACGCATCGCCTTCACGCTCCTACAGGCGCTCCTCTCCACCGCGTTGACGGTCGCGCTGGGGCTGCCGACGGCGCTGCTGCTCGCCCGTTACGCCTTCCGCGGCAAGCGCGCGCTGACGGCGGCCTTCACCGTGCCCTTCGTCATGCCGACGGTCGTCGCCGGCATCGGCTTCCTGGCGCTCGTCGGACCGCGCGGCGCGCTGGGAGTCGACCTGCGCGACACCCTCGCCGTCGTCCTGCTGGCGCACGTCTTCTACAACTTCGCGGTCGTGGCGCGAGTGGTGAGCGGCTTCCTCGCCGGGGTGGCGCCGCGCCTCGAGGAGGCCGCGGCCACCCTCGGCGCGACCGAGCGGCGGACGTTGTGGCGCGTCACGCTGCCGCTGGCGCTGCCCGCCACGCTCGCCTCTGCGTTGCTCGTGTTCCTCTTCTGCTTCACGAGCTTCGGCGTCATCGTCATCCTGGCGCCGGCGGCGCGCTTCGCCACCCTGGAGGTCGAGATCTACCGCCTCACCGCCCGCCTCCTCGAGCTCGACGCGGCCGCCGCCCTCGCCCTCGTGCAGCTCGTGCTGATGGTCGGCCTCGGCTTCCTCTACACGCGTCTGCAGGAGCGACTGGCCGTGAGCGTGACACCGGGCGACGCCGCGCGTGCCCCGCGTGGCGGCGCCCGCGCCCTGGTCGGCGTCACGCTGCTCGCCACCGGCGCCCTCGTGCTGGCGCCGCTCGTCGCCCTGGCGGCGCGCTCGTTCGCGGCGCCCGGCGCGGACTGGCCCTCGCTCGGCAACTACGCGCGGCTGCTCGCGCCTTCGACGACCGTCGGCTTCACGGGCCTGTGGCCGGCCCTACGCAACTCGCTGGCGTTCGCGGTCGGCAGCGCCGGCCTCGCGCTGTTCATCGGCTTCCTGTTCGCTCACGCCGTCGCGCGCGGCGGTTGGCGTTGGCTCGATCAGGCCAGCCTACTGCCCCTCGCCACCAGCCCTGTGACGCTGGCGTTCGGCTACCTGCTCACCTACCCCCTCCTCGTCGGCTCCGCCTGGGGCGTGCCGCTCGCGCACGCGCTGCTCGCCTTCCCCTTCGTGACGCGCACCCTCCTACCCGCCTACCGCGCCCAACCGCCCGCGCTGGCCGACGCCGCCGCCACGCTCGGCGCCGGACCCCTGCGCACCCTGCTGCGAGTCGAGCTCCCGCTTCTGGCGCCCGCCACGGCGACGGCGTTCGCCTTCGCCTTCGCCGTGTCGATGGGGGAGTTCGGCGCCACACTGCTCCTGGTGCGCCCCGAGTACGCCACCCTGCCGGTGGCCATCTTCGACCGCCTCGGCAGGCCCGGCGCCGCCAACTACGGCGAGGCCCTCGCGCTCGCCGTCGTGCTCATGGTCATCACGGCCGTCGTGATGCTCGTCCTGCAGCGCCGCGGCCGCGGCGAGTTCTGA
- a CDS encoding ABC transporter ATP-binding protein yields MSDAALTPSNDRPPRGHSLGAVLWRYLAPQRPMAAIMTTLLLLATGLQLLVPQLLRSFIDGAMGAAPEAELVKIAVAFLVAALLTQLLGAVATYVAAAVGWTATNLLREDLTAHTLGLDMAFHNARTPGEMIERIDGDVTALSNFLSVFAVRVLGGALLLVGVLVALWLENPAMGAVLTAFVLLELVVLSRTRRAGVPATRLEREASAKLFGFIEERLQGLDDLRANGAGAYVMHRFGAVMRGVYHDTRRAWMLRSVVWLSGYGLMVVGTAVTVGASIFLVGRGALTVGAAYMVFQYLLMLQNPVEQITQQLQELQKAGAGAQRVGELMALSSALPRRGELALPPGPLSVSFERVSFRYPDEDPERLTLDDVSFRLAPGERLGLLGRTGSGKTTLTRLLFRLYDPVAGRVRLGGVDATEADLDALRARVGLVSQEVQLFRGTLRHNLTFFDDGVDDDRILAVLAELDMLDWLERQDAGLDTVIDSGGRNLSAGEAQLVAFARVFLLDPGLIVLDEPSSRLDPATELRLEAALERLLAGRTAIVIAHRLETVERVDSILVMDGGRVAEFGPRRALAADPRSRYARLRRAALDPDAPASGSHAGVLEELA; encoded by the coding sequence ATGAGCGACGCCGCCCTCACGCCGAGCAACGACCGACCGCCCCGCGGCCACTCCCTTGGCGCCGTGTTGTGGCGCTACCTGGCGCCGCAGAGGCCCATGGCGGCCATCATGACCACCCTGCTCCTGCTGGCCACCGGCCTGCAGCTTCTCGTGCCGCAACTGTTGAGGTCCTTCATCGACGGCGCCATGGGCGCCGCGCCCGAGGCCGAACTCGTCAAGATCGCGGTCGCCTTCCTCGTCGCCGCCCTGCTGACCCAGCTCCTGGGCGCGGTCGCGACCTACGTGGCGGCCGCCGTCGGCTGGACGGCGACGAACCTGCTGCGCGAGGACCTCACCGCGCACACCTTGGGCCTCGACATGGCGTTCCACAACGCCCGCACCCCGGGCGAGATGATCGAGAGGATCGACGGCGACGTCACCGCCCTGTCCAACTTCCTGTCGGTCTTCGCGGTGCGGGTGTTGGGCGGCGCGCTCCTGCTGGTCGGCGTGTTGGTGGCGCTGTGGCTCGAGAACCCGGCGATGGGCGCGGTACTGACGGCCTTCGTGCTGCTCGAGCTCGTCGTCCTGTCGCGAACGCGGCGCGCCGGTGTGCCGGCCACGCGCCTCGAGCGGGAGGCGAGCGCGAAGCTGTTCGGCTTCATCGAGGAGAGGCTGCAGGGCCTCGACGACCTGCGCGCCAACGGCGCCGGAGCGTACGTGATGCACCGCTTCGGCGCGGTCATGCGAGGCGTCTACCACGACACAAGGCGGGCCTGGATGCTGCGGAGCGTGGTGTGGCTGTCCGGCTACGGGCTGATGGTCGTCGGCACGGCCGTCACGGTCGGGGCGTCCATCTTCCTCGTCGGCCGCGGCGCGCTCACCGTCGGCGCCGCCTACATGGTGTTCCAGTACCTGCTGATGCTGCAGAACCCCGTCGAGCAGATCACGCAGCAGCTCCAGGAGCTGCAGAAGGCGGGCGCCGGCGCCCAGCGCGTGGGTGAGCTGATGGCCCTCTCGTCGGCGCTGCCGCGCCGCGGCGAGCTGGCGCTGCCTCCCGGTCCGCTGAGCGTCTCCTTCGAGCGCGTCAGCTTCAGGTACCCGGACGAGGACCCGGAGCGGCTCACCCTCGACGACGTGAGCTTCCGGCTCGCGCCGGGGGAGCGGCTCGGCCTGCTGGGCCGCACCGGCTCGGGGAAGACGACCCTCACCAGGCTCCTCTTCCGCCTCTACGACCCCGTGGCGGGGCGGGTGCGCCTCGGCGGCGTCGACGCCACCGAGGCCGACCTGGACGCCCTGAGGGCGCGCGTCGGCCTCGTCTCGCAGGAGGTGCAGCTCTTCAGGGGGACGCTCCGCCACAACCTGACCTTCTTCGACGACGGCGTCGACGACGACCGCATCCTCGCCGTGCTGGCCGAGCTCGACATGCTCGACTGGCTGGAGCGCCAGGACGCCGGCCTCGACACCGTCATCGACTCGGGCGGCCGGAACCTGTCGGCCGGCGAGGCGCAGCTCGTGGCCTTCGCGCGCGTCTTCCTCCTCGACCCGGGGCTCATCGTGCTCGACGAGCCGTCGTCGCGCCTCGACCCCGCCACGGAACTGCGGCTGGAGGCGGCGCTGGAGCGCCTCCTCGCGGGGCGCACCGCCATCGTCATCGCGCACCGCCTCGAGACGGTGGAGCGCGTCGACTCGATCCTGGTAATGGACGGTGGCCGCGTGGCGGAGTTCGGTCCGCGCCGCGCGCTGGCCGCCGACCCGCGCTCCCGCTACGCCCGCCTGCGCCGCGCCGCTCTCGATCCGGACGCACCGGCGTCGGGCTCCCACGCCGGCGTCCTGGAGGAACTGGCATGA
- a CDS encoding ABC transporter ATP-binding protein, whose amino-acid sequence MNLRLERLTKRFGAVTAVSDVSLDLPAGTTLALLGPSGCGKSTLLRLVAGLETPDGGSVALGSEDLTSVAPAKRGFGMVFQDFALFPHLDVAANVAFGLVEGRVPEPGRSARVAELLALVGLTGLERRRVHQLSGGQQQRVALARALAPTPRLLLLDEPLSDLDARLRELLKLELRTILAGSPAGAIYVTHDQVEAFTVADRVALMRGGALVQVGPGEELLEAPADAWAARFLGHENVFEGAAGARLPVSAPPGGAVLLRADRTRLVAPDAGGVTATVTAAGREGLAWRLVLSAGAWGVQVVWRGHDRELPERPTPGTTFGLVTPPDSWRALAGTGRTDDV is encoded by the coding sequence GTGAACCTGCGCCTCGAGCGACTCACGAAGCGGTTCGGCGCCGTGACCGCCGTCTCGGACGTCAGCCTCGACCTGCCGGCGGGCACCACCCTCGCCCTGCTCGGGCCGAGCGGCTGCGGCAAGAGCACGCTGCTGCGGCTCGTGGCCGGACTCGAGACGCCGGACGGCGGCAGCGTCGCGCTCGGTAGCGAGGACCTCACCAGCGTGGCGCCGGCGAAGCGCGGCTTCGGGATGGTGTTCCAGGACTTCGCCCTCTTCCCTCACCTCGACGTGGCCGCCAACGTGGCGTTCGGCCTGGTGGAGGGGCGCGTGCCGGAGCCGGGGCGCAGCGCGCGCGTGGCTGAGCTGTTGGCGTTGGTCGGCCTGACCGGACTGGAGCGGCGTCGCGTCCACCAGCTGAGCGGCGGCCAGCAGCAACGGGTCGCGTTGGCGCGCGCGCTGGCGCCGACCCCCCGCCTGCTCCTCCTCGACGAGCCCCTCTCCGACCTGGACGCTCGCCTGCGCGAGCTCCTGAAGCTCGAGCTAAGGACCATCCTGGCGGGCTCCCCCGCCGGCGCCATCTACGTCACCCACGACCAGGTGGAGGCGTTCACTGTCGCCGACCGCGTGGCGCTCATGCGGGGCGGCGCGCTCGTGCAGGTCGGCCCGGGCGAGGAGCTGCTCGAGGCGCCGGCGGACGCGTGGGCCGCGAGGTTCCTTGGCCACGAGAACGTCTTCGAGGGCGCCGCGGGGGCACGGCTGCCCGTGAGCGCGCCGCCGGGGGGCGCCGTGCTACTGCGCGCCGACCGCACCCGGCTCGTGGCGCCGGACGCCGGCGGCGTCACGGCCACCGTGACCGCGGCGGGGCGCGAGGGACTGGCCTGGCGCCTCGTCCTGAGCGCGGGCGCGTGGGGGGTGCAGGTCGTGTGGCGCGGTCACGACCGCGAGCTGCCGGAGCGGCCCACGCCCGGCACGACGTTCGGCCTCGTGACGCCGCCCGACTCGTGGCGCGCGCTGGCCGGCACTGGGAGGACGGACGATGTCTGA
- a CDS encoding UvrD-helicase domain-containing protein, whose product MTGLAPTPLPDAAARRTALTDLGHGLLVEAGAGSGKTAVLAGRVAWLLAGGVEPRHVAAITFTELAAAELASRVRDYVTSLAAGVVPAPLEPAFGAAPTVEQRRHLAAALPALDELTSTTIHGFARELTLPYPVEAGIDPGATVLDAAEAELLFGDVFGAWLRRRLGGRARDDATDPLVHLMSHPAAPGPDAVKELALLLRAHPGAATPAADVTGAVRGALAAAAALCGLIGAEPAAPEPLVALAAAVDAWLAPIAAAPSTTEAATAALSGEPGPLFTQQLTVRALRSKGAWLEAVAAAGASKAAAAAGYAALQEAHGAFAAAAVALTAASVDHLLGLLVAALREMLAEYGAAKRERAAVDFDDLIANAAALLREHEVVRAELAARYRHVLVDEFQDTDPSQAEIVWRLTGEPRPGDWRAWPARPAARFVVGDPNQSIYRFRGADPGTYAALRGGLERDPGSLTLALTENFRSVPALLANANLTFAAPLSASGQAGYANLGARRPDGRGAALVRLQVGAAAEPTAAGGDGPHAAAERYMEEKRAAEARAVASLCRRLVDGATDLLDGPVSPGDIALLAPTSTGLEHHERALEALGLDVASQAGKGFYRRQEVQDMVALTCALADPANTLALGAFLHGPMVGVTLEELLDVAHALAAAGAEPQLSLRTDPALVPVPRVAEVIAALAPLSAARATTPPHALLAAACEALELRATLVNRHPRSAERALANLDRFLRAAKAYESRGLQAYADATWRAWLDTETAPEGQVDAVEDAVTLITMHSAKGLEWRVVIPVGSMAGPARWQEPWYSRHSGRPVMSLLGHAGSDADALQEAERADRRAERLRLWYVTATRARDLLVVPTFAFDAATDAWCDLVPWQEVVPWRTVTATEAPTRAAASGPSDRGPTRDEFEAQSAAVARAVRHVERRAPSRRDEPPAASAAATDAPAPPALTPELGEWVLSTLDADDDALPTDRPAAGTTRGVLLHKLMEEIVEGDTAPTPPDLTRRAEELLAALATDDPGVAPADVAAMAHRAWHAPEVRALSGRLWAEVPVAGVERDPATGAEVVWSGVADAVAIDAAGHPEAVIDWKSDRAPTEPTLARYREQVRAYLRLTGAPLGLVVLAASGEVLRVTAH is encoded by the coding sequence GTGACGGGCCTCGCGCCGACCCCGCTGCCGGACGCCGCAGCACGCCGCACGGCGCTGACGGACCTCGGTCACGGCCTGCTGGTGGAGGCGGGCGCGGGCTCCGGCAAGACCGCGGTGCTTGCGGGCCGCGTGGCGTGGCTGCTTGCCGGCGGGGTGGAGCCACGGCACGTGGCCGCCATCACCTTCACCGAGCTCGCGGCTGCGGAGCTGGCTTCTCGGGTGCGCGACTACGTGACGAGCCTCGCGGCCGGCGTCGTCCCGGCGCCGCTCGAGCCGGCGTTCGGCGCCGCCCCGACGGTCGAGCAGCGCCGCCACCTCGCGGCCGCCCTCCCGGCTCTCGACGAGCTCACCAGCACGACCATCCACGGCTTCGCGCGCGAGCTGACGCTCCCGTACCCGGTCGAGGCGGGGATCGACCCGGGTGCCACCGTGCTCGACGCCGCGGAGGCGGAACTGCTGTTCGGCGACGTCTTCGGCGCCTGGTTGCGGCGCAGGCTCGGCGGGCGGGCTCGGGACGACGCCACGGACCCGCTCGTCCATCTCATGTCTCACCCGGCGGCGCCCGGGCCGGACGCCGTAAAGGAGCTGGCGTTGCTGCTGCGCGCCCACCCCGGCGCCGCGACGCCCGCCGCCGACGTGACCGGCGCGGTAAGGGGCGCCTTGGCCGCGGCCGCCGCGCTCTGCGGCCTCATAGGCGCCGAGCCGGCGGCGCCCGAGCCGTTGGTGGCCCTGGCGGCGGCGGTGGACGCCTGGCTGGCGCCGATCGCCGCGGCCCCAAGCACCACCGAGGCCGCCACCGCCGCGCTGTCGGGCGAGCCCGGTCCGCTCTTCACGCAGCAGCTGACCGTCAGGGCGCTCCGGTCCAAGGGGGCCTGGCTCGAGGCGGTGGCGGCAGCGGGGGCGTCCAAGGCCGCGGCCGCCGCCGGCTACGCCGCGCTGCAGGAGGCCCACGGCGCCTTCGCTGCCGCGGCCGTGGCCCTCACGGCCGCGAGCGTGGACCACCTCCTCGGCCTGCTGGTCGCGGCCCTGCGCGAGATGTTGGCCGAGTACGGCGCCGCCAAGCGCGAGAGGGCAGCGGTCGACTTCGACGACCTGATCGCGAACGCGGCGGCGCTCCTCCGCGAACACGAGGTCGTGAGGGCCGAGCTGGCCGCGCGCTACCGCCACGTGCTCGTCGACGAGTTCCAGGACACGGACCCGTCGCAGGCCGAGATCGTGTGGCGCCTCACCGGCGAGCCGCGGCCGGGCGACTGGCGCGCTTGGCCGGCGCGCCCCGCAGCCAGGTTCGTCGTGGGCGACCCCAACCAGTCCATCTACCGCTTCCGCGGTGCGGACCCCGGCACCTACGCCGCGTTGCGAGGCGGGCTGGAGCGCGACCCCGGCTCGCTGACCCTCGCCCTCACGGAGAACTTCAGGTCGGTCCCCGCCCTCCTGGCCAACGCCAACCTCACCTTCGCCGCGCCCTTGTCGGCGTCCGGCCAGGCGGGCTACGCGAACCTCGGCGCCCGCCGCCCGGACGGGCGGGGCGCGGCGCTCGTGCGGCTCCAGGTCGGGGCGGCCGCCGAGCCGACCGCGGCCGGGGGCGACGGCCCCCACGCGGCGGCCGAGCGCTACATGGAGGAGAAGCGCGCGGCAGAGGCGCGGGCGGTGGCGAGCCTCTGCCGGCGGCTGGTGGACGGCGCGACCGATTTGCTGGACGGACCGGTCAGTCCAGGCGACATCGCGCTCCTCGCCCCCACCAGCACGGGTCTCGAGCACCACGAGCGTGCGCTCGAGGCGCTCGGCCTCGACGTCGCCAGCCAGGCGGGCAAGGGGTTCTACCGACGACAGGAGGTGCAGGACATGGTGGCCCTCACCTGCGCGCTCGCCGACCCCGCCAACACCCTCGCCCTCGGCGCCTTCCTCCACGGCCCGATGGTCGGCGTCACGCTGGAGGAGCTGCTCGACGTCGCCCACGCCCTCGCCGCGGCCGGCGCGGAGCCGCAGCTGAGCCTCCGCACCGACCCCGCCCTCGTGCCCGTCCCGCGCGTCGCCGAGGTCATCGCCGCCCTCGCGCCCCTGTCCGCGGCGCGCGCGACCACCCCGCCCCACGCCCTCCTCGCGGCGGCCTGCGAGGCGCTGGAGCTCAGGGCCACCCTGGTGAACCGCCACCCGCGCAGCGCCGAACGGGCGCTCGCCAACCTCGACCGCTTCCTGCGGGCGGCCAAGGCGTACGAGTCGCGCGGCCTGCAGGCCTACGCCGACGCCACCTGGCGCGCGTGGCTCGACACGGAGACCGCTCCCGAGGGGCAGGTCGACGCCGTGGAGGACGCCGTCACCCTCATCACCATGCACTCGGCCAAGGGCCTCGAGTGGCGCGTCGTCATACCCGTCGGGTCCATGGCAGGCCCGGCCAGGTGGCAGGAACCCTGGTACAGCCGTCACTCCGGCCGGCCTGTCATGAGCCTCCTCGGCCACGCCGGCTCGGACGCCGACGCCCTGCAGGAGGCGGAGCGCGCCGACCGCCGCGCCGAGCGCCTCCGGCTCTGGTACGTGACGGCCACGCGCGCCCGCGACCTCCTGGTCGTCCCGACGTTCGCGTTCGACGCCGCAACGGACGCCTGGTGCGACCTGGTCCCCTGGCAGGAGGTCGTGCCGTGGCGCACCGTGACGGCCACGGAGGCGCCCACGCGCGCTGCGGCCTCCGGCCCCAGCGACCGCGGCCCGACGAGAGACGAGTTCGAGGCGCAATCCGCCGCGGTGGCCCGCGCCGTCAGGCACGTGGAGCGGCGCGCCCCAAGCCGGCGCGACGAACCGCCGGCGGCGTCGGCCGCCGCGACCGACGCCCCCGCACCACCGGCCCTGACGCCGGAGCTCGGCGAGTGGGTCCTGAGCACGCTCGACGCCGACGACGACGCCCTCCCCACCGACCGGCCCGCGGCAGGCACCACGCGCGGCGTGCTGCTTCACAAGCTCATGGAGGAGATCGTGGAGGGCGACACCGCGCCCACGCCGCCAGACCTGACGCGGCGGGCGGAGGAGCTGCTGGCGGCACTCGCCACGGACGACCCCGGCGTGGCGCCCGCCGACGTGGCCGCCATGGCGCACCGCGCCTGGCACGCCCCCGAGGTGCGGGCGTTGAGCGGGAGGCTGTGGGCCGAGGTGCCGGTGGCGGGCGTCGAACGCGATCCGGCTACCGGGGCCGAGGTCGTCTGGAGCGGGGTGGCCGACGCCGTGGCGATCGACGCCGCCGGCCACCCCGAGGCGGTGATCGACTGGAAGTCGGACCGCGCCCCGACGGAACCGACGCTCGCCCGCTACCGGGAGCAGGTCCGCGCCTACCTTCGTCTCACGGGCGCGCCCCTCGGCCTCGTCGTCCTGGCGGCCTCCGGCGAGGTCCTGCGCGTCACGGCCCACTGA